A window of the Lactobacillus amylovorus DSM 20531 genome harbors these coding sequences:
- a CDS encoding IS3 family transposase, protein MSKLTKKDKIHIFEEWTLENKRGTYLSKKYGIRREKVNYLINLIKIHGLSVLDKSYTHYSKEYKEHAIKRVLLGNESINAVALDLGLPGNGMLSNWIRSYKENGYNVVIKKKGRRIHEQERVKRIRTAQARKRQVASPEFKAYCRKRIYKKIGCLGSKKKEPTKTEIAQAVTELRHELGLAVKKIIEIINANEDLPHISRSNYYDVYTREDKDQVHHSDVMMRIREIYDEIKNRYVAPGYRRITHILHREGYQINRKTVNRLMRKMDLYGYVMKRRHPYSSYQGDIKGRIKPDLIKRKFFALRPNMKWYTDITEFNLRGKKLYLSPIIDGCGRDIVAYNISRHPNLKQVMSMLDDAFKTNQALNGLIFHTDRGWQYQHKAYQHELAIRGIEQSMSRKGCSPDDGLMEGFFGILKREMFYGQEKKYASLDELEQAIRKYIDYYNTERTKDKLKELTPIEYRNKSLVA, encoded by the coding sequence ATGTCTAAATTAACTAAAAAGGATAAAATTCATATTTTTGAAGAATGGACTTTAGAAAATAAACGTGGAACGTACTTAAGTAAGAAATATGGTATCAGAAGAGAAAAGGTAAATTATCTAATAAATTTAATTAAAATTCATGGCTTATCAGTACTTGATAAATCTTATACGCATTACTCAAAAGAGTATAAAGAACATGCCATAAAAAGAGTGCTTTTAGGAAATGAATCGATTAATGCAGTAGCACTTGATCTAGGTTTGCCTGGTAATGGTATGTTAAGCAATTGGATTCGCTCTTACAAAGAAAATGGATATAATGTCGTTATCAAGAAGAAAGGACGACGAATCCATGAGCAAGAAAGAGTTAAACGAATTAGAACGGCTCAAGCAAGAAAACGCCAAGTTGCGTCGCCAGAATTTAAAGCTTACTGTCGAAAACGCATATATAAAAAAATTGGATGCCTTGGTTCAAAAAAGAAAGAGCCAACCAAAACAGAAATAGCACAAGCTGTTACCGAATTGAGGCATGAACTGGGGCTCGCAGTAAAGAAGATCATTGAAATTATTAACGCTAATGAAGATCTGCCGCACATCTCGCGCAGTAACTACTATGACGTTTATACTCGTGAGGATAAGGATCAAGTTCATCATAGTGATGTGATGATGCGCATTCGGGAGATCTATGATGAGATTAAGAATCGTTATGTTGCCCCAGGTTATCGTCGTATTACACATATTTTGCATCGTGAAGGCTATCAGATTAATCGTAAAACTGTTAATCGTTTAATGCGCAAAATGGATTTGTACGGTTATGTGATGAAGCGTAGACATCCATATAGCAGCTATCAAGGAGATATTAAAGGCAGAATCAAACCAGACTTAATTAAACGCAAATTCTTTGCTTTAAGACCGAATATGAAATGGTATACCGATATTACCGAATTCAATCTAAGGGGTAAGAAACTCTATTTATCACCTATTATTGATGGCTGCGGACGTGATATCGTTGCTTATAATATTTCTCGTCATCCTAATCTGAAACAAGTGATGTCAATGTTGGATGATGCTTTTAAAACTAATCAGGCACTAAATGGTTTAATCTTTCATACAGATCGAGGCTGGCAATACCAACACAAGGCTTATCAACATGAACTAGCTATTCGCGGTATTGAACAAAGCATGTCTAGAAAAGGCTGTTCTCCAGATGATGGCTTAATGGAGGGCTTCTTTGGCATTCTCAAACGTGAAATGTTCTATGGTCAGGAGAAGAAATATGCTTCACTTGACGAATTAGAGCAAGCTATCAGAAAATATATAGACTATTACAATACGGAAAGAACTAAGGATAAACTAAAAGAACTTACTCCGATAGAATATCGGAATAAGTCCTTAGTCGCATAA